AGGCGCATTTGTGCAGGTCAATGCCAGCAATCTGGGCGATCGGGACTATATCTCGGGCTGCTATGGGACGAACAACTGCTACTTTGGTGCAGAGCGCAGCGTTCTTGCCACGGTGGGATATGATTTTTGATAGGATAAGCTAAGTGAGATGCCAGCCGGCAAGGTCGCCGGCTGGCATAGAACATTAGTTCCGACGTACCATCCGGTAGATAGCCAGAACCACAATCGCACCCACTACTGCGACGAGGAAACTTGGTAAATTGAAGCCTGTAACGTCACCGCCAACGCCAAACATCGTCGCCAGCCAGCCACCAACTACGGCACCAACGATACCCAGAATAACGGTCAGGATGAAACCACCCCCGTCGCGGCCTGGCATGATGAACTTAGCGATAATACCGGCAATAAGGCCAAAAATAATCCACGCAATAATACCCATTTTGCGTTGTCTCCTTTTACATGGTTGCTTACTTTGCAGGCCCAAACGCCTGCACCGTGAATTGAGTATAGGCAATAGATCCAAAAAAGGTTAAATGTCACAGACTTATTAATTTTTTTGTTGCTAAAAAAATTTACATTACGGCTGAAGTTCCCGCCCCGCGTGCCGATAAATCAACGATGGGCTATTAGTCAGCAAGGAGCCATCCGGCGTGAGCAACTACAGTGAGCAGTTCCTGAAACAAACCCCTCTGGCCGTTTTAGGCATACTGCGCGATCTGCACAAAGAGCAGGTGCCGATCTGTATTTCCTGGGGCAGCGGGCAATTCATCAGCAAGATCCTCGATGCGGATCTCGACAGGCTGGTGGTGGACCTCGGCAGCCAGGAGTATGAGAACAAAGCGGTGCAGCGTGTCGACAGTTTGTCCATCACCGCAGAGACCCGGGGGGCGAAGGTTGAATTTACCGTCTCCGGCTTGCAGATGAGTGATTATCAGGCACTGCCGGCGTTTGTCACGCCGCTCCCCTCCTCCGTATGGTTTATTCAGCGCCGGGAATACTTCCGTATTAGCGCCCCGCTGCATCCGGCTTACTTTGGCAAGGCTACGCTGCCGGACAAGCGTCCGATGCGCTTTCGTCTGTATGACCTATCGGTAGGCGGCATGGGCGCGCTGCTGGAAGGAGCCACGCCGGAAGGCGTGAAAGAGGGACAGCGTTTCTCGCAGATCGAGCTGGATATGGGGGGCTGGGGACAGTTCTATTTTGATGCTCAGCTGATCTCTATCAGCGAGCGTAAGGTGGTAGACGGCAAGAACGACACTGTTACCACCCCGCGTTTGAGTTTCCGCTTTCTGAATACTAACCCAGCGGTGGAGCGCGAGCTCCAGCGGATCATCTTCTCGCTGGAGCGTGAGGCGCGCGAGCGGGCCAATAAGGTGCGATGATCTACATCGCATCCATGGCTTTCTGCACCTTCCAGATATAGCGTGGTGCCTGCGGCGCAGGATGATTTTCGGCAACGTGCTCGACAAACTCATCCGCGTCCAGGTCGTTGATCTCGCTAATGGCCTTCTTGCGATCCGACGAGAAGGTGCGCAGCAGCGCCCCTGCGCCGTTGACGTAGGAGACCACCAGCGCGTATTGCATCACTTCAGGATCTTTAATCCCGGCAAGCACGCCATGTTCAAGAATGCTCAGGTAGGCCGTCCCCATAGAGATATTGCGCTCCGGATTCTTCAGCTCGCTGGTCGAGGGTTGCCCGCTCCAGCCCATGTGTCGGTAAACCTCTCTTCCGGCGGTGGAGGCTTTAAGCTGCATCAGGCCCACGGCGTTGGATTTACTCACCAGCGTCGGGTTTCCGCCAGACTCTACGGCGATAATGGCCGTTATCAGCCGCGGGCTGACGCCCCACGCCGCACCTGCCTTCTCGCTGATCGGCATCCACTGCATCGCCCGTTTGACCGGGACCTCCGGGTTCCACGGCGGGTTTTTATAATCCTGTTTTGAACTACACCCTGCCAGCAGCACCACCAAAAAAGCAAACCATCTCAGTTTCACACCAACAATCCTTTTACCGGGAGTTTAGATGACAATGACAATCCTACGCGGCATGATAACCGTTTCATCGACTATTTCATTAAGAATGTCAGCAAGGATTTGCCATGTCCCGGATTCATCTGATCGCCCCCTCCGGCTACTGCATTAATCAGTCCGCCGCCCTCAGAGGCATCCAGCGTCTTGAGGATGCAGGCCACCGCGTAGAGAACCAGCAGGTGATTACCCGCCGCGATCGGCGCTTCGCCGGTGACGACGCCGAGCGGCTGGCGGATCTCAACGCCCTGGTGACGCTGGACACGCCGAACACGATTGTGATGCCGGTGCGCGGCGGCTACGGTGCCAGCCGTCTGCTGGAAGAGATCGACTGGCAGGGACTGGCTGAGCGCCAGCGCCACGCGCCGCTGCTGATCTGCGGCCACAGCGACTTCACCGCCGTGCAGCTTGGCCTGCTGGCGACGGATAACGTCATCACCTTTAGTGGGCCGATGCTGGCAGCTAACTTTGGTGCGGAGGCGCTGGATGCCTTCACGCAGGAGCACTTCTGGCGCGCGCTGCGCAATGAGACCTTTAGCGTGACCTGGGAAGGCACGGGGCCGGCATGCGACGTTGAGGGGACGCTCTGGGGGGGAAACCTGGCGATGCTGGTCTCGCTCATCGGCACGCCGTGGCTGCCAGCCATAGAAAACGGCATTCTGGTGGTCGAGGATATTAATGAGCACCCGTTCCGCGTGGAGCGAATGCTGCTCCAGCTACACCATGCGGGGATCCTGTCGCGGCAGAAAGCGCTGCTCCTCGGCAGCTTCAGCCGCAGCACGCCTAACGATTACGATGCCGGGTTCGATCTCGATGCGATGATAGCCTACCTGCGCACGCGCCTGGCGATCCCGGTGGTGAGCGGCCTCGCCTTTGGCCATGAGCCGCAGACGGTGACCCTGCCGCTGGGGGCGCAGGCGCGCTTGCAGCATCAAGATTTTCATACGCAGCTTACCCTTAGCGGCCATCCTGTTTTAAGTGAATAAAAATATCGTTTTTAGTCTCTATTAAAGCGCAGTTACCGCCGTGGATATGGTAAGGTTTTAGAGGGTCGCGCCGCGCCATCTCTGGCGCGAGCGCCCTTGGCCCCGTTTGGGTGGTAATTGCATTTAGAGGAGAAAAGCGACATTGGAAGCTGAGGCGATCATCGGTCTTTTCATTTTGGGTTCAGTGCTTGTAACCTGCAGTATCTTATTAAGTTCTTTTTCATCACGCCTTGGTATTCCCATCCTGGTTATCTTTCTCGCCATCGGCATGCTGGCCGGTGTCGACGGCGTCGGCGGTATCCCTTTCGATAACT
Above is a genomic segment from Enterobacter sp. C2 containing:
- a CDS encoding GlsB/YeaQ/YmgE family stress response membrane protein, whose product is MGIIAWIIFGLIAGIIAKFIMPGRDGGGFILTVILGIVGAVVGGWLATMFGVGGDVTGFNLPSFLVAVVGAIVVLAIYRMVRRN
- a CDS encoding flagellar brake protein, yielding MSNYSEQFLKQTPLAVLGILRDLHKEQVPICISWGSGQFISKILDADLDRLVVDLGSQEYENKAVQRVDSLSITAETRGAKVEFTVSGLQMSDYQALPAFVTPLPSSVWFIQRREYFRISAPLHPAYFGKATLPDKRPMRFRLYDLSVGGMGALLEGATPEGVKEGQRFSQIELDMGGWGQFYFDAQLISISERKVVDGKNDTVTTPRLSFRFLNTNPAVERELQRIIFSLEREARERANKVR
- the emtA gene encoding membrane-bound lytic murein transglycosylase EmtA is translated as MKLRWFAFLVVLLAGCSSKQDYKNPPWNPEVPVKRAMQWMPISEKAGAAWGVSPRLITAIIAVESGGNPTLVSKSNAVGLMQLKASTAGREVYRHMGWSGQPSTSELKNPERNISMGTAYLSILEHGVLAGIKDPEVMQYALVVSYVNGAGALLRTFSSDRKKAISEINDLDADEFVEHVAENHPAPQAPRYIWKVQKAMDAM
- the ldcA gene encoding muramoyltetrapeptide carboxypeptidase — protein: MSRIHLIAPSGYCINQSAALRGIQRLEDAGHRVENQQVITRRDRRFAGDDAERLADLNALVTLDTPNTIVMPVRGGYGASRLLEEIDWQGLAERQRHAPLLICGHSDFTAVQLGLLATDNVITFSGPMLAANFGAEALDAFTQEHFWRALRNETFSVTWEGTGPACDVEGTLWGGNLAMLVSLIGTPWLPAIENGILVVEDINEHPFRVERMLLQLHHAGILSRQKALLLGSFSRSTPNDYDAGFDLDAMIAYLRTRLAIPVVSGLAFGHEPQTVTLPLGAQARLQHQDFHTQLTLSGHPVLSE